In Sorghum bicolor cultivar BTx623 chromosome 10, Sorghum_bicolor_NCBIv3, whole genome shotgun sequence, one genomic interval encodes:
- the LOC110431299 gene encoding CMP-sialic acid transporter 1 isoform X1 — protein MQWYLVAALLTVLTSSQGILTTLSQSNGKYKYDYATIPFLAELFKLSVSGFFLWKECHSSSPPRMTKEWRSVRLYLVPSVIYLIHNNVQFATLTYVDPSTYQIMGNLKIVTTGILFRLVLKRKLSNLQWMAIVLLAVGTTTSQVKGCGDAPCDSLFSAPLQGYMLGILSACLSALAGVYTEYLMKKNNDSLYWQNVQLYTFGVMFNMGWLIYGDFKARFELGPWWQRLFNGYSITTWMVVFNLGSTGLLVSWLMKYSDNIVKVYSTSMAMLLTMVLSIYLFSVKATIQLFLGIIICIISLQMYFMPVHMLVELPQTLPVASK, from the exons ATGCAGTGGTACTTGGTGGCCGCGCTCCTCACCGTCCTCACCAGCTCCCAG GGAATATTGACCACCCTTTCCCAGAGCAATGGCAAATATAAGTATGATTATGCCACAATTCCTTTTTTAGCTGAGCTCTTCAAG TTGTCTGTCTCAGGCTTCTTCCTCTGGAAGGAATGCCATTCTTCATCTCCACCAAGGATGACAAAGGAATGGAGGAGTGTGCGACTATATCTTGTTCCTTCAGTCATATACCTCATCCACAACAATGTCCAGTTTGCAACATTGACTTATGTTGACCCATCTACCTATCAGATAATGGGAAACCTGAAAATTGTTACAACTGGGATTTTGTTTAG GCTTGTTCTAAAAAGGAAGTTGTCCAATCTACAATGGATGGCAATTGTTTTATTGGCTGTTGGTACAACTACAAGCCAG GTGAAAGGATGTGGAGATGCACCATGTGATTCTCTTTTCTCAGCACCATTGCAGGGTTACATGCTTGGAATACTTTCTGCTTGTCTTTCCGCTCTAGCCGGTGTGTACACAGAATATTTGATGAAGAAGAACAATGATAGTTTGTACTGGCAAAATGTACAATTATATAC GTTTGGAGTTATGTTCAACATGGGCTGGCTAATTTATGGTGATTTTAAAGCTAGATTTGAGCTGGGTCCATGGTGGCAGCGCCTTTTTAATGGTTATTCAATCACAACATGGATGGTAGTGTTCAATTTAGGATCTACTGGTCTGCTAGTATCATGGTTGATGAAGTATTCTGACAATATAGTCAAG GTGTACTCAACTTCAATGGCAATGCTTTTGACGATGGTTTTATCTATATATCTTTTCAGTGTGAAAGCTACAATTCAG CTCTTCTTGGGCATTATCATTTGTATAATTTCCCTGCAGATGTATTTTATGCCTGTGCACATGCTTGTTGAATTGCCACAAACATTGCCTGTAGCATCAAAGTAG
- the LOC8058843 gene encoding uncharacterized protein LOC8058843 has protein sequence MGSLGPTVSLSIMAKPSGGQQPERERKEGGGVFSGGCGFRMPLHYPRYKKADYESMPEWRVDCLLREYGLPADGDLDSKRRFAMGAFLWPDQY, from the coding sequence ATGGGATCCTTGGGCCCTACCGTGAGCTTGAGCATCATGGCCAAGCCCAGCGGCGGCCAGCAGccggagagggagaggaaggaggGCGGCGGCGTCTTCAGCGGCGGCTGCGGCTTCCGGATGCCGCTGCACTACCCGCGCTACAAGAAGGCGGACTACGAGAGCATGCCGGAGTGGCGCGTCGACTGCCTGCTCCGTGAGTACGGCCTCCCCGCTGACGGCGACCTCGACAGCAAGCGCCGCTTCGCCATGGGAGCCTTCCTCTGGCCCGACCAGTACTGA
- the LOC110431299 gene encoding CMP-sialic acid transporter 1 isoform X2 has translation MQWYLVAALLTVLTSSQGILTTLSQSNGKYKYDYATIPFLAELFKLSVSGFFLWKECHSSSPPRMTKEWRSVRLYLVPSVIYLIHNNVQFATLTYVDPSTYQIMGNLKIVTTGILFRLVLKRKLSNLQWMAIVLLAVGTTTSQVKGCGDAPCDSLFSAPLQGYMLGILSACLSALAGVYTEYLMKKNNDSLYWQNVQLYTFGVMFNMGWLIYGDFKARFELGPWWQRLFNGYSITTWMVVFNLGSTGLLVSWLMKYSDNIVKCESYNSALLGHYHLYNFPADVFYACAHAC, from the exons ATGCAGTGGTACTTGGTGGCCGCGCTCCTCACCGTCCTCACCAGCTCCCAG GGAATATTGACCACCCTTTCCCAGAGCAATGGCAAATATAAGTATGATTATGCCACAATTCCTTTTTTAGCTGAGCTCTTCAAG TTGTCTGTCTCAGGCTTCTTCCTCTGGAAGGAATGCCATTCTTCATCTCCACCAAGGATGACAAAGGAATGGAGGAGTGTGCGACTATATCTTGTTCCTTCAGTCATATACCTCATCCACAACAATGTCCAGTTTGCAACATTGACTTATGTTGACCCATCTACCTATCAGATAATGGGAAACCTGAAAATTGTTACAACTGGGATTTTGTTTAG GCTTGTTCTAAAAAGGAAGTTGTCCAATCTACAATGGATGGCAATTGTTTTATTGGCTGTTGGTACAACTACAAGCCAG GTGAAAGGATGTGGAGATGCACCATGTGATTCTCTTTTCTCAGCACCATTGCAGGGTTACATGCTTGGAATACTTTCTGCTTGTCTTTCCGCTCTAGCCGGTGTGTACACAGAATATTTGATGAAGAAGAACAATGATAGTTTGTACTGGCAAAATGTACAATTATATAC GTTTGGAGTTATGTTCAACATGGGCTGGCTAATTTATGGTGATTTTAAAGCTAGATTTGAGCTGGGTCCATGGTGGCAGCGCCTTTTTAATGGTTATTCAATCACAACATGGATGGTAGTGTTCAATTTAGGATCTACTGGTCTGCTAGTATCATGGTTGATGAAGTATTCTGACAATATAGTCAAG TGTGAAAGCTACAATTCAG CTCTTCTTGGGCATTATCATTTGTATAATTTCCCTGCAGATGTATTTTATGCCTGTGCACATGCTTGTTGA